A window of Mytilus edulis chromosome 10, xbMytEdul2.2, whole genome shotgun sequence contains these coding sequences:
- the LOC139491093 gene encoding MAP7 domain-containing protein 1-like isoform X5 — protein MVLCKISDLHNGQTNTQFLTKNGEKMDVDNKTDSMETENMVNSKVPSAGPEGDSIETIGNGPKYDDIKISKDGDNFVNIDAVKKPFSDFIHLDNMSALSGDSGGIQDTHSIASMTASGTSSSNKSPNHKADTDKEKGQILVSAGRSDMINLNGKVLAIDHVKKEKEKEREDKIRQQKEKLAEERQKKLEEMKEQQRLAQEKREKQLELRRLKIEELRRRDDERRHAVEERRRRQETEEMARRESIIQKSAERITRFEQWKASGRKGGSRLSYGFGSRTPRDVCVPFDRRRSSSHTGLSRHSPNGSDSDYYRPQRRAVSACSAVRRHCCIDINRLTGSFGGGTPPNKHLSMSTSVLYNKRSSDIGGSTGNLSVNNRPGSLLALNTISEKRRSFLAGNGPPPTRPKSSINLNTKENIKLRERSTPRKPRPSSVATSMPSFMHVESPSPKMRSKSSDRVNRDKSKGTVPPQPKFTPKKEKDALNKQEKSNDKKDDKKKFDPRILLAEKRKAEQQKKAEEAKREGSPEKTDKSKMKMSQSSIDRLSAPKQVKVKEDTPTKQEPVKATHVKKPPTVPRTKTPEVPRTKTPAVSRTKTPEAPRTKTPAVPRTKTLAVPRTKTSVKKAKPTKQKGKENKETSMKDKKTGKSEKISSTEKLDVKEEGKPRSKPSTPTKQVRSKSGSPSKMQVSFDSSLVSSTDAISNDQLFESIEDETLPDLGDSSPDHSASSDREGLKVENLDDSLNKSIEEIQDMEIVAGNFEGEKEGVVEKSSSPMPDVVPHVEESKNESDEEKVVKSIPVILEPAVTSTPSREARDLSPASKAGTPASASKSQKELELEEYRAKLAEKRRQAREKAEREAEIERQKQEQLRLEEEERQRKEEEEEKKIEEEAERLAEEARRMEGERLRKAIEAEELRKKEEAERTEQEKLAREEAERKQKEEAERMEKERIEKIKRDDEERTERKKKLAAIMSKVKSDKNLASHGSDSNLSSMSMSQSLTNLVSNEEEQPKEELTVTTDSTPKFKSPLLQKLAENKQNGGETPKFKSPLLQSLLGKKGRLAEKLEAEKSETETDSDRSDTDTKVSTETREISHISADCNSDASDSSDNNSVINADTLNNGIHNGHIKELVDSSISMRTVDSLGTSVTDSSLYGSLTDSATTADHKFEQIIDLAVTNAKYNTSDDLLNCNTNITFDNNQEEETLPKPIIAFEENATRRQEVADFL, from the exons ATGGTTCTGTGCAAAATATCAG atcttCACAATGGACAAACTAATacacaatttttaacaaaaaatggagaaaaaatgGATGTAGACAACAAAACGgattccatggaaacagaaaatatGGTTAATAGTAAAGTCCCGTCAGCCGGACCTGAAGGAGATAGTATTGAAACAATTGGCAATGGTCCTAAATATGACGATATTAAAATCTCCAAAGACGGTGATAATTTTGTGAATATTGACGCTGTGAAAAAGCCGTTTTCTGATTTTATACATTTGGATAATATGTCGGCATTGTCTGGTGACAGTGGCGGAATACAGGATACACACTCCATAGCCAGTATGACAGCATCTGGAACAAGTTCTAGTAATAAAAGTCCAAATCATAAAGCAGACACTGACAAAGAAAAAG GCCAAATTTTAGTTTCTGCTGGAAGATCAGACATGATCAATCTAAATGGAAAGGTTTTAGCTATAG ATCatgtcaaaaaagaaaaagagaaagaAAGGGAAGACAAAATAAGACAACAGAAGGAAAAACTGGCAGAAGAGAGACAGAAAAAGTTGGAGGAAATGAAAGAACAACAAAGACTTGCTCAAGAAAAGAGAGAGAAACAGTTGGAACTGAGACGATTAAAGATAGAGGAGCTGAGACGAAGAGATGATGAAAGAAGGCATGCAGTAGAAGAAAGAAGAAGGCGTCAAGAAACAGAAGAAATG gcAAGAAGAGAATCCATTATCCAGAAATCCGCAGAAAGAATAACAAGATTTGAACAGTGGAAAGCTAGTGGTAGAAAAGGAGGTAGTAGATTATCCTATGGCTTTGGAAGTCGTACGCCGCGTGATGTGTGTGTACCTTTCGATCGGCGACGGTCCTCCTCACATACTGGGCTGAGCAGGCACTCGCCAAATGGTTCTGACTCTGACTACTATAGACCACAACGCAGGGCTGTTTCAGCCTGCAGTGCGGTCAGACGGCACTGCTGTATTGATATTAACCGCCTCACTG GGTCATTTGGAGGCGGTACCCCACCCAATAAGCACCTGTCCATGTCTACAAGTGTTTTATATAATAAACGCAGCTCTGATATCGGCGGCAGCACAGGGAACCTGAGTGTCAACAATCGACCAGGGTCCCTCCTTG CTCTCAACACCATCTCCGAAAAACGTCGATCTTTTCTAGCTGGTAATGGACCTCCCCCAACACGCCCAAAGAGCAGTATCAACTTAAACACTAAGGAAAACATCAAACTGCGAGAGAGATCCACACCACGAAAACCACGTCCTTCCAGTGTGGCAACTTCCATGCCTAGTTTTATGCATGTGGAGTCTCCATCACCAAAGATGAGAAGTAAAAGTAGTGATAGAGTAAACAGAG ATAAATCTAAAGGAACAGTGCCACCTCAGCCTAAGTTTACACCAAAGAAGGAGAAAGATGCTCTCAATAAACAAGAGAAGAGCAATGATAAGAAA gACGACAAGAAGAAATTTGACCCCAGAATATTATTGGCAGAGAAGAGGAAAGCTGAACAACAGAAGAAAGCAGAAGAGGCCAAAAGAGAAGGCTCACCTGAGAAAACTGACAAATCCAAAATGAAGATGTCACAGAGTTCCATTGACAGACTTTCGGCACCAAaacaggtcaaggtcaaagaagATACACCCACCAAACAAGAACCAGTCAAAGCAACACAT GTCAAAAAGCCACCTACAGTACCTCGTACCAAAACCCCAGAAGTACCTCGAACTAAAACCCCAGCAGTATCTCGTACCAAAACCCCAGAAGCACCTCGAACTAAAACCCCAGCAGTACCTCGTACTAAAACCCTAGCAGTTCCCCGTACTAAAACCTCAGTTAAGAAG gcCAAGCCTACCAAGCAGAAAggaaaagaaaacaaagaaacatcTATGAAAGACAAAAAGACTGGGAAATCTGAAAAGATTTCTAGTACAGAAAAGTTGGATGTTAAAGAAGAGGGCAAACCTCGAAGTAAACCTTCTACTCCAACAAAACAAGTTCGCTCTAAGAGTGGCAGTCCTTCTAAGATGCAGGTTTCGTTTGATTCCTCCCTTGTTTCTTCTACTGATGCTATCAGCAATGATCAGCTTTTTGAATCAATAGAAGATGAAACTCTTCCCGATTTGGGAGATTCTTCCCCTGACCATTCAGCATCATCAGATAGAGAGGGACTGAAAGTTGAAAATCTAGACGACAGCCTCAACAAAAGTATCGAAGAAATTCAAGACATGGAAATTGTGGCTGGTAATTTTGAAGGTGAAAAGGAAGGTGTGGTAGAAAAGAGCAGTTCTCCAATGCCAGATGTTGTGCCACATGTCGAGGAATCAAAGAACGAAAGTGATGAGGAAAAGGTTGTAAAGTCGATTCCCGTGATTCTGGAGCCAGCGGTAACTTCTACTCCTTCCAGAGAGGCGAGAGATTTATCACCAGCCTCTAAAGCCGGTACACCTGCATCAGCCTCTAAGTCACAGAAAGAACTGGAACTGGAAGAATACAGAGCTAAACTAGCTGAGAAGAGAAGACAAGCCAGAGAAAAGGCTGAACGGGAAGCAGAAATTGAGAGACAAAAACAAGAACAACTAAG ACTTGAGGAAGAAGAAAGGCAAAGaaaggaagaagaggaagaaaaGAAAATTGAGGAAGAAGCAGAAAGATTAGCTGAGGAGGCTAGAAGAATGGAGGGTGAGAGATTGAGAAAAGCTATTGAAGCAGAGGAACTGAGGAAAAAAGAGGAAGCTGAAAGGACTGAACAAGAAAAATTAGCT aggGAAGAGGCTGAAAGAAAACAGAAAGAAGAAGCAGAGAGAATGGAGAaagaaagaatagagaaaattaaGAGAGATGATGAGGAGAGAACAGAAAGGAAAAAG aaactaGCTGCAATTATGTCCAAAGTTAAATCAGATAAAAATCTGGCTTCACAT GGATCCGATTCAAACTTGTCCTCAATGTCCATGTCACAGAGTTTGACCAACCTGGTTTCAAATGAAGAGGAACAACCCAAAGAAGAACTTACAGTCACAACAGATTCTACTCCAAAATTCAAATCCCCTTTGTTACAAAAACTggctgaaaataaacaaaatggggGTGAAACTCCAAAATTCAAATCTCCACTTTTACAAAGTTTATTAGGAAAGAAAGGACGATTGGCAGAAAAACTGGAAGCCGAAAAATCGGAAACAGAAACTGACTCTGATAGAAGTGATACAGACACAAAAGTTTCTACAGAAACAAGGGAGATAAGTCATATAAGTGCTGATTGTAATAGTGACGCTAGTGATAGTAGCGACAATAATTCTGTGATAAACGCTGATACGTTAAACAATGGTATTCATAACGGACATATAAAAGAATTGGTAGATTCTAG
- the LOC139491093 gene encoding MAP7 domain-containing protein 1-like isoform X17, whose protein sequence is MVLCKISDLHNGQTNTQFLTKNGEKMDVDNKTDSMETENMVNSKVPSAGPEGDSIETIGNGPKYDDIKISKDGDNFVNIDAVKKPFSDFIHLDNMSALSGDSGGIQDTHSIASMTASGTSSSNKSPNHKADTDKEKGQILVSAGRSDMINLNGKVLAIDHVKKEKEKEREDKIRQQKEKLAEERQKKLEEMKEQQRLAQEKREKQLELRRLKIEELRRRDDERRHAVEERRRRQETEEMARRESIIQKSAERITRFEQWKASGRKGGSRLSYGFGSRTPRDVCVPFDRRRSSSHTGLSRHSPNGSDSDYYRPQRRAVSACSAVRRHCCIDINRLTGSFGGGTPPNKHLSMSTSVLYNKRSSDIGGSTGNLSVNNRPGSLLALNTISEKRRSFLAGNGPPPTRPKSSINLNTKENIKLRERSTPRKPRPSSVATSMPSFMHVESPSPKMRSKSSDRVNRDKSKGTVPPQPKFTPKKEKDALNKQEKSNDKKDDKKKFDPRILLAEKRKAEQQKKAEEAKREGSPEKTDKSKMKMSQSSIDRLSAPKQVKVKEDTPTKQEPVKATHAKPTKQKGKENKETSMKDKKTGKSEKISSTEKLDVKEEGKPRSKPSTPTKQVRSKSGSPSKMQVSFDSSLVSSTDAISNDQLFESIEDETLPDLGDSSPDHSASSDREGLKVENLDDSLNKSIEEIQDMEIVAGNFEGEKEGVVEKSSSPMPDVVPHVEESKNESDEEKVVKSIPVILEPAVTSTPSREARDLSPASKAGTPASASKSQKELELEEYRAKLAEKRRQAREKAEREAEIERQKQEQLRLEEEERQRKEEEEEKKIEEEAERLAEEARRMEGERLRKAIEAEELRKKEEAERTEQEKLAREEAERKQKEEAERMEKERIEKIKRDDEERTERKKKLAAIMSKVKSDKNLASHGSDSNLSSMSMSQSLTNLVSNEEEQPKEELTVTTDSTPKFKSPLLQKLAENKQNGGETPKFKSPLLQSLLGKKGRLAEKLEAEKSETETDSDRSDTDTKVSTETREISHISADCNSDASDSSDNNSVINADTLNNGIHNGHIKELVDSSISMRTVDSLGTSVTDSSLYGSLTDSATTADHKFEQIIDLAVTNAKYNTSDDLLNCNTNITFDNNQEEETLPKPIIAFEENATRRQEVADFL, encoded by the exons ATGGTTCTGTGCAAAATATCAG atcttCACAATGGACAAACTAATacacaatttttaacaaaaaatggagaaaaaatgGATGTAGACAACAAAACGgattccatggaaacagaaaatatGGTTAATAGTAAAGTCCCGTCAGCCGGACCTGAAGGAGATAGTATTGAAACAATTGGCAATGGTCCTAAATATGACGATATTAAAATCTCCAAAGACGGTGATAATTTTGTGAATATTGACGCTGTGAAAAAGCCGTTTTCTGATTTTATACATTTGGATAATATGTCGGCATTGTCTGGTGACAGTGGCGGAATACAGGATACACACTCCATAGCCAGTATGACAGCATCTGGAACAAGTTCTAGTAATAAAAGTCCAAATCATAAAGCAGACACTGACAAAGAAAAAG GCCAAATTTTAGTTTCTGCTGGAAGATCAGACATGATCAATCTAAATGGAAAGGTTTTAGCTATAG ATCatgtcaaaaaagaaaaagagaaagaAAGGGAAGACAAAATAAGACAACAGAAGGAAAAACTGGCAGAAGAGAGACAGAAAAAGTTGGAGGAAATGAAAGAACAACAAAGACTTGCTCAAGAAAAGAGAGAGAAACAGTTGGAACTGAGACGATTAAAGATAGAGGAGCTGAGACGAAGAGATGATGAAAGAAGGCATGCAGTAGAAGAAAGAAGAAGGCGTCAAGAAACAGAAGAAATG gcAAGAAGAGAATCCATTATCCAGAAATCCGCAGAAAGAATAACAAGATTTGAACAGTGGAAAGCTAGTGGTAGAAAAGGAGGTAGTAGATTATCCTATGGCTTTGGAAGTCGTACGCCGCGTGATGTGTGTGTACCTTTCGATCGGCGACGGTCCTCCTCACATACTGGGCTGAGCAGGCACTCGCCAAATGGTTCTGACTCTGACTACTATAGACCACAACGCAGGGCTGTTTCAGCCTGCAGTGCGGTCAGACGGCACTGCTGTATTGATATTAACCGCCTCACTG GGTCATTTGGAGGCGGTACCCCACCCAATAAGCACCTGTCCATGTCTACAAGTGTTTTATATAATAAACGCAGCTCTGATATCGGCGGCAGCACAGGGAACCTGAGTGTCAACAATCGACCAGGGTCCCTCCTTG CTCTCAACACCATCTCCGAAAAACGTCGATCTTTTCTAGCTGGTAATGGACCTCCCCCAACACGCCCAAAGAGCAGTATCAACTTAAACACTAAGGAAAACATCAAACTGCGAGAGAGATCCACACCACGAAAACCACGTCCTTCCAGTGTGGCAACTTCCATGCCTAGTTTTATGCATGTGGAGTCTCCATCACCAAAGATGAGAAGTAAAAGTAGTGATAGAGTAAACAGAG ATAAATCTAAAGGAACAGTGCCACCTCAGCCTAAGTTTACACCAAAGAAGGAGAAAGATGCTCTCAATAAACAAGAGAAGAGCAATGATAAGAAA gACGACAAGAAGAAATTTGACCCCAGAATATTATTGGCAGAGAAGAGGAAAGCTGAACAACAGAAGAAAGCAGAAGAGGCCAAAAGAGAAGGCTCACCTGAGAAAACTGACAAATCCAAAATGAAGATGTCACAGAGTTCCATTGACAGACTTTCGGCACCAAaacaggtcaaggtcaaagaagATACACCCACCAAACAAGAACCAGTCAAAGCAACACAT gcCAAGCCTACCAAGCAGAAAggaaaagaaaacaaagaaacatcTATGAAAGACAAAAAGACTGGGAAATCTGAAAAGATTTCTAGTACAGAAAAGTTGGATGTTAAAGAAGAGGGCAAACCTCGAAGTAAACCTTCTACTCCAACAAAACAAGTTCGCTCTAAGAGTGGCAGTCCTTCTAAGATGCAGGTTTCGTTTGATTCCTCCCTTGTTTCTTCTACTGATGCTATCAGCAATGATCAGCTTTTTGAATCAATAGAAGATGAAACTCTTCCCGATTTGGGAGATTCTTCCCCTGACCATTCAGCATCATCAGATAGAGAGGGACTGAAAGTTGAAAATCTAGACGACAGCCTCAACAAAAGTATCGAAGAAATTCAAGACATGGAAATTGTGGCTGGTAATTTTGAAGGTGAAAAGGAAGGTGTGGTAGAAAAGAGCAGTTCTCCAATGCCAGATGTTGTGCCACATGTCGAGGAATCAAAGAACGAAAGTGATGAGGAAAAGGTTGTAAAGTCGATTCCCGTGATTCTGGAGCCAGCGGTAACTTCTACTCCTTCCAGAGAGGCGAGAGATTTATCACCAGCCTCTAAAGCCGGTACACCTGCATCAGCCTCTAAGTCACAGAAAGAACTGGAACTGGAAGAATACAGAGCTAAACTAGCTGAGAAGAGAAGACAAGCCAGAGAAAAGGCTGAACGGGAAGCAGAAATTGAGAGACAAAAACAAGAACAACTAAG ACTTGAGGAAGAAGAAAGGCAAAGaaaggaagaagaggaagaaaaGAAAATTGAGGAAGAAGCAGAAAGATTAGCTGAGGAGGCTAGAAGAATGGAGGGTGAGAGATTGAGAAAAGCTATTGAAGCAGAGGAACTGAGGAAAAAAGAGGAAGCTGAAAGGACTGAACAAGAAAAATTAGCT aggGAAGAGGCTGAAAGAAAACAGAAAGAAGAAGCAGAGAGAATGGAGAaagaaagaatagagaaaattaaGAGAGATGATGAGGAGAGAACAGAAAGGAAAAAG aaactaGCTGCAATTATGTCCAAAGTTAAATCAGATAAAAATCTGGCTTCACAT GGATCCGATTCAAACTTGTCCTCAATGTCCATGTCACAGAGTTTGACCAACCTGGTTTCAAATGAAGAGGAACAACCCAAAGAAGAACTTACAGTCACAACAGATTCTACTCCAAAATTCAAATCCCCTTTGTTACAAAAACTggctgaaaataaacaaaatggggGTGAAACTCCAAAATTCAAATCTCCACTTTTACAAAGTTTATTAGGAAAGAAAGGACGATTGGCAGAAAAACTGGAAGCCGAAAAATCGGAAACAGAAACTGACTCTGATAGAAGTGATACAGACACAAAAGTTTCTACAGAAACAAGGGAGATAAGTCATATAAGTGCTGATTGTAATAGTGACGCTAGTGATAGTAGCGACAATAATTCTGTGATAAACGCTGATACGTTAAACAATGGTATTCATAACGGACATATAAAAGAATTGGTAGATTCTAG
- the LOC139491093 gene encoding ensconsin-like isoform X39, producing the protein MVLCKISDLHNGQTNTQFLTKNGEKMDVDNKTDSMETENMVNSKVPSAGPEGDSIETIGNGPKYDDIKISKDGDNFVNIDAVKKPFSDFIHLDNMSALSGDSGGIQDTHSIASMTASGTSSSNKSPNHKADTDKEKGQILVSAGRSDMINLNGKVLAIDHVKKEKEKEREDKIRQQKEKLAEERQKKLEEMKEQQRLAQEKREKQLELRRLKIEELRRRDDERRHAVEERRRRQETEEMARRESIIQKSAERITRFEQWKASGRKGGSFGGGTPPNKHLSMSTSVLYNKRSSDIGGSTGNLSVNNRPGSLLALNTISEKRRSFLAGNGPPPTRPKSSINLNTKENIKLRERSTPRKPRPSSVATSMPSFMHVESPSPKMRSKSSDRVNRDKSKGTVPPQPKFTPKKEKDALNKQEKSNDKKDDKKKFDPRILLAEKRKAEQQKKAEEAKREGSPEKTDKSKMKMSQSSIDRLSAPKQVKVKEDTPTKQEPVKATHAKPTKQKGKENKETSMKDKKTGKSEKISSTEKLDVKEEGKPRSKPSTPTKQVRSKSGSPSKMQVSFDSSLVSSTDAISNDQLFESIEDETLPDLGDSSPDHSASSDREGLKVENLDDSLNKSIEEIQDMEIVAGNFEGEKEGVVEKSSSPMPDVVPHVEESKNESDEEKVVKSIPVILEPAVTSTPSREARDLSPASKAGTPASASKSQKELELEEYRAKLAEKRRQAREKAEREAEIERQKQEQLRLEEEERQRKEEEEEKKIEEEAERLAEEARRMEGERLRKAIEAEELRKKEEAERTEQEKLAREEAERKQKEEAERMEKERIEKIKRDDEERTERKKKLAAIMSKVKSDKNLASHGSDSNLSSMSMSQSLTNLVSNEEEQPKEELTVTTDSTPKFKSPLLQKLAENKQNGGETPKFKSPLLQSLLGKKGRLAEKLEAEKSETETDSDRSDTDTKVSTETREISHISADCNSDASDSSDNNSVINADTLNNGIHNGHIKELVDSSISMRTVDSLGTSVTDSSLYGSLTDSATTADHKFEQIIDLAVTNAKYNTSDDLLNCNTNITFDNNQEEETLPKPIIAFEENATRRQEVADFL; encoded by the exons ATGGTTCTGTGCAAAATATCAG atcttCACAATGGACAAACTAATacacaatttttaacaaaaaatggagaaaaaatgGATGTAGACAACAAAACGgattccatggaaacagaaaatatGGTTAATAGTAAAGTCCCGTCAGCCGGACCTGAAGGAGATAGTATTGAAACAATTGGCAATGGTCCTAAATATGACGATATTAAAATCTCCAAAGACGGTGATAATTTTGTGAATATTGACGCTGTGAAAAAGCCGTTTTCTGATTTTATACATTTGGATAATATGTCGGCATTGTCTGGTGACAGTGGCGGAATACAGGATACACACTCCATAGCCAGTATGACAGCATCTGGAACAAGTTCTAGTAATAAAAGTCCAAATCATAAAGCAGACACTGACAAAGAAAAAG GCCAAATTTTAGTTTCTGCTGGAAGATCAGACATGATCAATCTAAATGGAAAGGTTTTAGCTATAG ATCatgtcaaaaaagaaaaagagaaagaAAGGGAAGACAAAATAAGACAACAGAAGGAAAAACTGGCAGAAGAGAGACAGAAAAAGTTGGAGGAAATGAAAGAACAACAAAGACTTGCTCAAGAAAAGAGAGAGAAACAGTTGGAACTGAGACGATTAAAGATAGAGGAGCTGAGACGAAGAGATGATGAAAGAAGGCATGCAGTAGAAGAAAGAAGAAGGCGTCAAGAAACAGAAGAAATG gcAAGAAGAGAATCCATTATCCAGAAATCCGCAGAAAGAATAACAAGATTTGAACAGTGGAAAGCTAGTGGTAGAAAAGGAG GGTCATTTGGAGGCGGTACCCCACCCAATAAGCACCTGTCCATGTCTACAAGTGTTTTATATAATAAACGCAGCTCTGATATCGGCGGCAGCACAGGGAACCTGAGTGTCAACAATCGACCAGGGTCCCTCCTTG CTCTCAACACCATCTCCGAAAAACGTCGATCTTTTCTAGCTGGTAATGGACCTCCCCCAACACGCCCAAAGAGCAGTATCAACTTAAACACTAAGGAAAACATCAAACTGCGAGAGAGATCCACACCACGAAAACCACGTCCTTCCAGTGTGGCAACTTCCATGCCTAGTTTTATGCATGTGGAGTCTCCATCACCAAAGATGAGAAGTAAAAGTAGTGATAGAGTAAACAGAG ATAAATCTAAAGGAACAGTGCCACCTCAGCCTAAGTTTACACCAAAGAAGGAGAAAGATGCTCTCAATAAACAAGAGAAGAGCAATGATAAGAAA gACGACAAGAAGAAATTTGACCCCAGAATATTATTGGCAGAGAAGAGGAAAGCTGAACAACAGAAGAAAGCAGAAGAGGCCAAAAGAGAAGGCTCACCTGAGAAAACTGACAAATCCAAAATGAAGATGTCACAGAGTTCCATTGACAGACTTTCGGCACCAAaacaggtcaaggtcaaagaagATACACCCACCAAACAAGAACCAGTCAAAGCAACACAT gcCAAGCCTACCAAGCAGAAAggaaaagaaaacaaagaaacatcTATGAAAGACAAAAAGACTGGGAAATCTGAAAAGATTTCTAGTACAGAAAAGTTGGATGTTAAAGAAGAGGGCAAACCTCGAAGTAAACCTTCTACTCCAACAAAACAAGTTCGCTCTAAGAGTGGCAGTCCTTCTAAGATGCAGGTTTCGTTTGATTCCTCCCTTGTTTCTTCTACTGATGCTATCAGCAATGATCAGCTTTTTGAATCAATAGAAGATGAAACTCTTCCCGATTTGGGAGATTCTTCCCCTGACCATTCAGCATCATCAGATAGAGAGGGACTGAAAGTTGAAAATCTAGACGACAGCCTCAACAAAAGTATCGAAGAAATTCAAGACATGGAAATTGTGGCTGGTAATTTTGAAGGTGAAAAGGAAGGTGTGGTAGAAAAGAGCAGTTCTCCAATGCCAGATGTTGTGCCACATGTCGAGGAATCAAAGAACGAAAGTGATGAGGAAAAGGTTGTAAAGTCGATTCCCGTGATTCTGGAGCCAGCGGTAACTTCTACTCCTTCCAGAGAGGCGAGAGATTTATCACCAGCCTCTAAAGCCGGTACACCTGCATCAGCCTCTAAGTCACAGAAAGAACTGGAACTGGAAGAATACAGAGCTAAACTAGCTGAGAAGAGAAGACAAGCCAGAGAAAAGGCTGAACGGGAAGCAGAAATTGAGAGACAAAAACAAGAACAACTAAG ACTTGAGGAAGAAGAAAGGCAAAGaaaggaagaagaggaagaaaaGAAAATTGAGGAAGAAGCAGAAAGATTAGCTGAGGAGGCTAGAAGAATGGAGGGTGAGAGATTGAGAAAAGCTATTGAAGCAGAGGAACTGAGGAAAAAAGAGGAAGCTGAAAGGACTGAACAAGAAAAATTAGCT aggGAAGAGGCTGAAAGAAAACAGAAAGAAGAAGCAGAGAGAATGGAGAaagaaagaatagagaaaattaaGAGAGATGATGAGGAGAGAACAGAAAGGAAAAAG aaactaGCTGCAATTATGTCCAAAGTTAAATCAGATAAAAATCTGGCTTCACAT GGATCCGATTCAAACTTGTCCTCAATGTCCATGTCACAGAGTTTGACCAACCTGGTTTCAAATGAAGAGGAACAACCCAAAGAAGAACTTACAGTCACAACAGATTCTACTCCAAAATTCAAATCCCCTTTGTTACAAAAACTggctgaaaataaacaaaatggggGTGAAACTCCAAAATTCAAATCTCCACTTTTACAAAGTTTATTAGGAAAGAAAGGACGATTGGCAGAAAAACTGGAAGCCGAAAAATCGGAAACAGAAACTGACTCTGATAGAAGTGATACAGACACAAAAGTTTCTACAGAAACAAGGGAGATAAGTCATATAAGTGCTGATTGTAATAGTGACGCTAGTGATAGTAGCGACAATAATTCTGTGATAAACGCTGATACGTTAAACAATGGTATTCATAACGGACATATAAAAGAATTGGTAGATTCTAG